In the genome of Kitasatospora cathayae, one region contains:
- a CDS encoding NUDIX hydrolase, translating into MTNPAEELLDIVDENDRVIGTALRGEVYRQGLTHRCVFIMVRDPAGRIFVHRRTDTKLFAPGAYDMWVGGVVGSGESYAEAAVREAEEELGVHGIAPRPIFKFLFREPDGGKLSWWCDMYEAEWDGPVSPQESEVAWHAWLTPAELSERLARDTFVPDGLEAYRRYLELRAG; encoded by the coding sequence ATGACCAACCCCGCCGAAGAGCTGCTGGACATCGTCGACGAGAACGACCGGGTGATCGGAACCGCGCTGCGCGGGGAGGTGTACCGGCAGGGGCTGACCCACCGCTGCGTGTTCATCATGGTCCGCGATCCGGCCGGCCGGATCTTCGTCCACCGCCGCACCGACACCAAGCTGTTCGCCCCCGGCGCGTACGACATGTGGGTCGGCGGCGTGGTCGGCTCCGGCGAGAGCTACGCCGAGGCCGCCGTCCGCGAGGCCGAGGAGGAACTCGGCGTGCACGGCATCGCCCCGCGCCCGATCTTCAAGTTCCTCTTCCGGGAGCCCGACGGCGGCAAGCTCTCCTGGTGGTGCGACATGTACGAGGCGGAGTGGGACGGCCCGGTCTCGCCGCAGGAGTCCGAGGTCGCCTGGCACGCCTGGCTCACCCCCGCCGAACTGTCCGAGCGCCTCGCCCGCGACACCTTCGTCCCCGACGGCCTCGAGGCCTACCGCCGCTACCTGGAGCTCCGGGCCGGCTAG
- a CDS encoding TetR/AcrR family transcriptional regulator codes for MRRGKGGERELGRERIVAVAVRVADTEGLAALSMRRVATELGVATMSLYRHVPGKDELLRLMVDQVFGEQPFPGAPAPHWRAGLEEVSRLQWRIYRSHPWLASTMSFTRPVLAPDAALHTERAMAALAGLGLSGEEMAQAAVSLAAFTCGLAVHFEREAQAEQDSGVSADEWMDGLIAEDHDLLMADPERFPMFDALNRGPEIDLSLDALFEFGLARMLDGLGALIEARGTGDA; via the coding sequence GTGCGGCGGGGAAAGGGCGGGGAGCGGGAGCTCGGCCGGGAGCGGATCGTCGCGGTCGCGGTGCGGGTGGCCGACACCGAGGGGCTGGCGGCGCTGTCGATGCGCCGGGTCGCGACCGAGCTGGGTGTCGCGACCATGTCGCTCTACCGCCATGTGCCGGGCAAGGACGAACTGTTGCGGCTGATGGTGGACCAGGTCTTCGGTGAGCAGCCGTTCCCCGGGGCGCCGGCACCCCACTGGCGGGCGGGGCTGGAGGAGGTCTCGCGGCTGCAGTGGCGGATCTACCGGAGTCACCCGTGGCTGGCGTCCACGATGTCCTTCACCCGGCCGGTGCTGGCGCCCGACGCGGCGCTGCACACCGAGCGGGCGATGGCCGCCCTGGCGGGCCTGGGGCTGAGCGGGGAGGAGATGGCCCAGGCAGCGGTCAGCCTGGCGGCCTTCACCTGCGGGCTGGCCGTGCACTTCGAGCGGGAGGCGCAGGCCGAGCAGGACAGCGGGGTGTCCGCGGACGAGTGGATGGACGGGCTGATCGCCGAGGACCACGACCTGCTGATGGCGGACCCGGAGCGGTTCCCGATGTTCGACGCGCTGAACCGGGGGCCGGAGATCGACCTGAGCCTGGACGCGTTGTTCGAGTTCGGGCTGGCACGGATGCTGGACGGTCTGGGGGCGCTGATCGAGGCGCGGGGGACGGGCGACGCGTAA
- a CDS encoding spermidine synthase family protein, translating into MTAALPERDGHEAVVTLDRREGPFGEVVLRQRGRHYEIIANGCFLMDTADGRSERLLIQAALDELDRTGADVVAPSVLIGGLGVGFSLAYAVAEPRWGRIAIVERESAIIDWHRNGPLGGFSGGALDDERVAVIHTDLLEYLAASDGERFHALCLDIDNGPDWTVTDSNSGLYGADGLTVLWHRLQPGGVLAVWSAQPSSDFEEALRAAGFTDVVSREVPVSRGVPDVVHLARRSG; encoded by the coding sequence ATGACCGCCGCACTGCCCGAACGGGACGGCCACGAGGCCGTCGTCACGCTCGACCGGCGGGAGGGCCCGTTCGGCGAGGTGGTGTTGCGGCAGCGCGGACGGCACTACGAGATCATCGCCAACGGGTGCTTCCTGATGGACACCGCAGACGGGCGGTCCGAGCGGCTGCTGATCCAGGCGGCGCTGGACGAGCTGGACCGGACCGGCGCCGACGTGGTCGCGCCGTCGGTGCTGATCGGCGGGCTCGGGGTCGGCTTCTCGCTCGCGTACGCGGTGGCGGAACCGCGCTGGGGGCGGATCGCCATCGTCGAGCGGGAGAGCGCGATCATCGACTGGCACCGCAACGGTCCGCTGGGCGGCTTCTCCGGCGGTGCGCTGGACGACGAGCGGGTCGCGGTGATCCACACCGACCTGCTGGAGTACCTGGCGGCGTCCGACGGCGAGCGCTTCCACGCGTTGTGCCTGGACATCGACAACGGGCCGGACTGGACCGTCACCGACTCCAACTCCGGGCTCTACGGGGCGGACGGGCTCACGGTGCTGTGGCACCGGCTGCAGCCCGGCGGGGTGCTGGCGGTGTGGAGCGCGCAGCCGTCGTCGGATTTCGAGGAGGCGCTGCGGGCGGCGGGCTTCACGGACGTGGTCAGCCGGGAGGTCCCGGTGAGCCGGGGCGTGCCGGACGTGGTGCACCTGGCGCGGCGCTCCGGCTGA
- a CDS encoding serine hydrolase, giving the protein MVEIWGETAEGFEPVREAFARNFAEYGELGAAFALYLRGRKVVDLWGGDARPEVGGRPAPAVPWTADTAQVLRSVTKGLTAATALLLAERGLLDLDAPVASYWPEFAAAGKGAVPVRWLLTHQAGVPVLDVPLRLEDVLTWERAVAAVAAQAPAWEPGTAHGYHPYTFGWLVGEVVRRVSGRTVGQYFAEEIARPLGLDLWIGLPAGAAPRVGKLVDLPAPEAARTGPSGLRLRPKQSVRDAYQDPASLTARAFASVLPGVNMNDPAVQAAEIPGANGIGTARSVARFYAALIGVADRSDGSGTLLPPLLGPEVLARAVGPVVNGPDRVLIVNSTFGLGFWRHGPTAPMASPASFGHPGRGGSLGFADPELGLGFGYVTNGMQPGVTGDVRSRNLIRAVRGCLGLS; this is encoded by the coding sequence GTGGTGGAGATCTGGGGCGAGACGGCCGAAGGCTTCGAGCCCGTACGGGAGGCCTTCGCGCGGAACTTCGCCGAGTACGGCGAACTGGGCGCGGCGTTCGCGCTGTACCTGCGCGGGCGCAAGGTGGTCGACCTGTGGGGCGGGGACGCCCGGCCCGAGGTCGGCGGGCGGCCCGCGCCCGCGGTGCCGTGGACGGCGGACACCGCCCAGGTGCTGCGCTCGGTCACCAAGGGCCTGACCGCCGCCACCGCGCTGCTGCTGGCCGAGCGCGGCCTGCTCGACCTGGACGCGCCGGTGGCCTCGTACTGGCCGGAGTTCGCGGCGGCCGGCAAGGGCGCGGTGCCGGTGCGCTGGCTGCTGACGCACCAGGCCGGGGTGCCGGTGCTGGACGTGCCGCTGCGCCTGGAGGACGTGCTGACCTGGGAGCGGGCGGTGGCCGCGGTGGCCGCGCAGGCGCCCGCCTGGGAGCCGGGGACGGCGCACGGCTACCACCCGTACACCTTCGGCTGGCTGGTCGGCGAGGTGGTGCGCCGGGTGAGCGGCCGCACGGTCGGACAGTACTTCGCCGAGGAGATCGCCCGGCCGCTCGGGCTGGACCTGTGGATCGGGCTGCCGGCCGGCGCCGCGCCCCGGGTCGGCAAGCTGGTCGACCTGCCCGCCCCGGAGGCGGCCCGGACCGGCCCGAGCGGGCTGCGGCTGCGGCCCAAGCAGTCCGTCCGGGACGCCTACCAGGACCCGGCCTCGCTGACCGCCCGCGCCTTCGCCTCGGTGCTGCCCGGGGTGAACATGAACGACCCGGCGGTGCAGGCCGCCGAGATCCCCGGTGCGAACGGCATCGGCACCGCCCGCTCGGTGGCGCGGTTCTACGCGGCGCTGATCGGCGTGGCCGACCGGTCGGACGGCTCCGGCACGCTGCTGCCGCCGCTGCTCGGCCCGGAGGTGCTGGCCCGCGCGGTCGGACCGGTGGTGAACGGCCCGGACCGGGTGCTGATCGTCAACTCCACCTTCGGGCTGGGCTTCTGGCGGCACGGCCCGACCGCGCCGATGGCCTCTCCGGCGAGCTTCGGCCACCCGGGCCGGGGCGGCTCGCTGGGCTTCGCCGACCCGGAGCTCGGGCTCGGCTTCGGGTACGTCACCAACGGCATGCAGCCGGGCGTCACCGGGGACGTCCGTTCGCGCAACCTGATCCGCGCGGTGCGGGGGTGCCTGGGGCTGTCCTGA
- a CDS encoding TetR/AcrR family transcriptional regulator — protein sequence MASRTPSPTADRAARTAAAPDRGAAGERPRRRLSVDERREQLIAVALELFSRRPPEEVSIDDIAAAAGASRPLVYHYFPGKQALYEASLRRAGRELSARFEEPMEGPLSERLYRVMGRYLDFVQSHGPGFAALLRGGSVAASAGTSAVIDEVRRAAHDQILAHLAIPAPSPGLRLTVRAWIANAEITSLEWLAERSVPLEELQLHLVQEFVAALTLTAAREPMLAAELAAFFADERPDGPTGRLVQDLAGLFAVPGILDAVTALAAGAPAGGAVDEPSAQATEGSTEAPAE from the coding sequence ATGGCCTCCCGTACGCCGTCGCCGACGGCCGACCGCGCAGCACGGACCGCCGCCGCTCCCGACCGGGGGGCCGCGGGCGAGCGGCCGCGCCGGCGGCTGAGCGTGGACGAGCGGCGGGAGCAGCTGATCGCCGTGGCGCTGGAACTGTTCAGCCGACGCCCGCCGGAGGAGGTGTCGATCGATGACATCGCCGCCGCCGCGGGCGCATCCCGGCCGCTGGTGTACCACTACTTCCCGGGCAAGCAGGCGCTGTACGAGGCCTCGCTGCGGCGCGCCGGGCGGGAACTCTCGGCGCGGTTCGAGGAGCCCATGGAGGGGCCGCTGTCGGAGCGGCTGTACCGGGTGATGGGCCGCTACCTCGACTTCGTGCAGAGCCACGGGCCGGGCTTCGCCGCGCTGCTGCGGGGCGGCTCGGTGGCGGCCAGCGCGGGTACCTCGGCGGTGATCGACGAGGTGCGCCGGGCCGCGCACGACCAGATCCTCGCCCACCTGGCGATCCCCGCGCCGAGCCCCGGGCTGCGACTGACCGTCCGGGCCTGGATCGCCAACGCCGAGATCACCTCGCTGGAGTGGCTGGCCGAGCGCTCCGTTCCGCTGGAGGAGCTGCAGCTGCACCTGGTGCAGGAGTTCGTCGCCGCGCTCACCCTGACCGCCGCCCGGGAGCCCATGCTCGCCGCCGAGCTGGCCGCCTTCTTCGCCGACGAGCGGCCCGACGGGCCGACCGGGCGACTGGTCCAGGACCTCGCCGGGCTGTTCGCCGTCCCCGGCATCCTGGACGCGGTCACCGCGCTGGCCGCCGGGGCACCGGCCGGCGGGGCGGTGGACGAACCGTCCGCGCAGGCCACGGAGGGTTCGACCGAGGCCCCCGCGGAGTGA
- the exaC gene encoding acetaldehyde dehydrogenase ExaC: protein MTVYQPPGAPGSIVAYRSRYDHWIGGGWTPPVRGEYFGDPTPVTGEVFTEVARGTAEDIEAALDAAHAAAPAWGRTSAAERAQVLLRIADRMEANLEQLAVAESWENGKPVRETLAADLPLAVDHLRYFAGALRAQEGSLSQLDEDTVAYHFHEPLGVVGQIIPWNFPILMAVWKLAPALAAGNAVVLKPAEQTPASVLLLAELTADLVPPGVLNIVTGFGEEAGAPLAASKRVRKLAFTGETGTGRLISRAAADNLIPVTLELGGKSPNLFFADVAAADDAFYDKAVEGFAMFALNQGEVCTCPSRALIESSVYERLLGDGLARVRTMRQGNPLDTETQVGAQASAEQLKKILSYFEIGQAEGAKVLVGGERADLGGALAGGYYVTPTVFEGVNSMRVFQEEIFGPVVSVTRFDGFDEAIALANDTQYGLGAGVWTRNVNTAHRAGRAIQAGRVWTNCYHLYPAAAAFGGYKNSGIGRENHKALLEHYQQTKNLLVSYSPDALGFF from the coding sequence ATGACGGTCTACCAGCCCCCCGGCGCGCCCGGCAGCATCGTCGCCTACCGTTCCCGGTACGACCACTGGATCGGCGGCGGATGGACGCCCCCGGTGCGCGGCGAGTACTTCGGCGACCCGACCCCGGTCACCGGCGAAGTGTTCACCGAGGTCGCCCGCGGCACCGCCGAGGACATCGAGGCCGCCCTGGACGCGGCCCACGCCGCCGCCCCGGCCTGGGGCCGCACCTCCGCCGCCGAGCGGGCGCAGGTCCTGCTGCGGATCGCCGACCGGATGGAGGCGAACCTGGAGCAGCTGGCCGTCGCGGAGAGCTGGGAGAACGGCAAGCCGGTGCGCGAGACGCTGGCCGCCGACCTCCCGCTCGCCGTCGACCACCTGCGCTACTTCGCCGGCGCGCTGCGGGCCCAGGAGGGCAGCCTCTCCCAGCTGGACGAGGACACCGTGGCGTACCACTTCCACGAGCCGCTGGGCGTGGTCGGCCAGATCATCCCGTGGAACTTCCCGATCCTGATGGCGGTCTGGAAGCTCGCCCCGGCGCTCGCGGCCGGCAACGCGGTGGTGCTCAAGCCGGCCGAGCAGACCCCGGCCTCGGTGCTGCTGCTGGCCGAGCTGACCGCCGACCTGGTGCCGCCGGGCGTGCTCAACATCGTCACCGGCTTCGGCGAGGAGGCCGGCGCCCCGCTGGCCGCCAGCAAGCGGGTCCGCAAACTCGCCTTCACCGGCGAGACCGGCACCGGCCGGCTGATCTCCCGCGCCGCCGCCGACAACCTGATCCCGGTCACCCTGGAGCTGGGCGGCAAGAGCCCCAACCTGTTCTTCGCGGACGTCGCCGCCGCCGACGACGCCTTCTACGACAAGGCCGTCGAGGGCTTCGCGATGTTCGCCCTCAACCAGGGCGAGGTCTGCACCTGCCCCAGCCGCGCGCTGATCGAGTCCTCGGTCTACGAGCGGCTGCTCGGCGACGGCCTGGCCCGGGTGCGCACGATGCGCCAGGGCAACCCGCTGGACACCGAGACCCAGGTCGGCGCGCAGGCCAGCGCCGAACAGCTGAAGAAGATCCTCTCCTACTTCGAGATCGGCCAGGCCGAGGGCGCCAAGGTCCTGGTCGGCGGCGAGCGCGCCGACCTCGGCGGCGCGCTGGCCGGCGGGTACTACGTGACGCCGACGGTCTTCGAGGGCGTCAACAGCATGCGGGTCTTCCAGGAGGAGATCTTCGGACCGGTCGTCTCGGTCACCCGCTTCGACGGCTTCGACGAGGCGATCGCGCTCGCCAACGACACCCAGTACGGGCTCGGCGCCGGCGTGTGGACCCGCAACGTCAACACCGCCCACCGAGCCGGGCGCGCCATCCAGGCGGGCCGGGTCTGGACGAACTGCTACCACCTGTACCCGGCCGCCGCGGCGTTCGGCGGCTACAAGAACTCCGGCATCGGGCGGGAGAACCACAAGGCACTGTTGGAGCACTACCAGCAGACCAAGAACCTGCTGGTCAGCTACTCCCCCGACGCGCTCGGCTTCTTCTAG
- a CDS encoding nuclear transport factor 2-like protein: protein MTIAPAKLSDPTVRAFVTAINAGDREAFFRVLTPDATMSDDGSDRDLNDWVDREIFESNGRMDVQTESSGGHGLVANFTNETWGEMRTAWRFTVADGKISRFETGQA from the coding sequence ATGACCATCGCCCCCGCCAAGCTCAGCGACCCCACCGTGCGCGCCTTCGTCACCGCGATCAACGCGGGCGACCGCGAGGCCTTCTTCCGCGTCCTCACCCCGGACGCGACCATGTCCGACGACGGCTCCGACCGCGACCTGAACGACTGGGTCGACCGGGAGATCTTCGAGTCGAACGGCCGGATGGACGTCCAGACCGAGTCCTCCGGCGGTCACGGGCTGGTCGCCAACTTCACCAACGAGACCTGGGGCGAGATGCGCACCGCCTGGCGGTTCACCGTCGCCGACGGGAAGATCAGCCGCTTCGAGACCGGCCAGGCCTAG